From one Tetragenococcus osmophilus genomic stretch:
- a CDS encoding IS30 family transposase, whose translation MTHSNHTTSARKGKHLSYSERSQIAILKQENYSNRRIASVLERAPQTINNEVKRGTVTQLKRQKQKGKVYDYYTEAYDADAGQAAYDRHRLNCGRRPKWADIDTFIEWADDKMLLDKWSPDAVTGFALEHELFDRAIIPSTTTLYNWIDKGIMRTTNLDLLEKLSRKPKVSSLKKRPNKRILGQSIDKRPKEIDSRETFGHWEIDTVVGNKEKTDAVLLTLVERQTRFEVIMKVNGKDQYSVDEAIYSLQERAGDDFSTMFKTITSDNGSEFAGLHEALKDTLDVYFSHPYASFERGTSENQHKFIRRFIPKGKSMGQVLESQCLRIQQWMNDYPRKILDYKTPHECFVNALRLEKQVA comes from the coding sequence ATGACGCACTCTAACCATACCACATCAGCACGTAAGGGAAAACACTTATCTTATTCAGAGCGGTCTCAAATCGCTATTTTAAAGCAAGAAAACTATTCCAATCGTCGGATTGCTAGTGTTTTAGAACGTGCTCCACAAACAATCAATAATGAGGTGAAGCGCGGAACGGTCACACAACTTAAACGCCAAAAGCAAAAAGGAAAGGTCTATGATTACTATACTGAAGCTTATGACGCTGATGCTGGACAAGCAGCTTATGACAGACATCGTTTAAACTGTGGCCGACGGCCAAAATGGGCGGATATAGATACCTTTATAGAATGGGCCGATGATAAGATGTTGCTTGATAAATGGTCCCCTGATGCCGTGACTGGTTTTGCGTTAGAGCATGAGTTGTTTGATCGTGCCATTATTCCTAGTACAACAACACTTTACAATTGGATAGATAAAGGAATCATGCGAACAACGAACCTTGATCTTTTAGAAAAGCTCTCTCGTAAACCAAAAGTGTCCTCTCTGAAGAAACGCCCAAATAAACGTATTCTCGGGCAATCGATAGACAAACGGCCTAAAGAAATTGATAGCCGTGAAACTTTTGGTCACTGGGAAATCGACACAGTCGTTGGTAATAAGGAGAAGACCGATGCCGTACTACTAACATTAGTTGAACGACAAACCCGCTTTGAAGTTATTATGAAGGTAAACGGTAAAGATCAATATTCAGTGGACGAAGCCATTTATTCTCTTCAAGAACGCGCTGGAGATGACTTTTCTACTATGTTTAAGACGATTACTTCAGATAATGGATCTGAATTTGCAGGTCTACATGAAGCGTTAAAGGATACCCTGGATGTTTATTTTAGCCATCCTTATGCATCATTTGAGCGAGGAACGAGTGAGAATCAGCATAAATTCATTCGTCGCTTCATTCCGAAAGGAAAGTCGATGGGTCAAGTTTTAGAATCACAATGCTTACGTATACAACAATGGATGAACGATTATCCCAGAAAAATATTGGATTATAAAACACCTCATGAGTGTTTCGTCAATGCCTTACGATTAGAAAAGCAAGTGGCTTAA